GTGGGGCTGTCGCTGCTGGCGATCGCCGGGTTCACCGCGCTGTGCCTGGGCGTGATCTGGTGGATATTCAAGACTGGCTGGCGCATCCGCAACTGAACCGGCGAGAGGGGCCAGCCCCTCTGGCGGCAAGCCGCCATTCACCCCGGAGTTTTCCGGGCAAGATGAAGATCAGGCCAGCGCCGGGGCGCCGGGGCGGCGCAGGATCGTGTCCATCGTGATGCCGCCCACCCACATGGAGAACAGCGCAAGCCAGGCGGTGCCGGCGAAGATCGATCCGCCGGTGACGCCCGCGCCGATAGCGCAGCCACCGGCCAGCATGCCGCCGAAACCCATCAGCGCGGCGCCGATCATCGCCTGGCGCATCGGGATGGCGCCTTCGAAGCCCTGGAATTTCAGTTCGTGCGCCCAGGCGGCGGCGGCGAACGAGCCGATCACGACACCCGGCACGAGGCCGATATCGAATTCCAGCAGCGACGAGCGATCGAGGAAGAACATCAGCATGTTGGCCGAAGGCCCCGTGAAGGTCAGGCTTTCGATCGGCACCGGGTCGAAGGCGACCTGCGACAGGGCATGGGTCAGCCCGTAGCCGAGCGCCACGGCAAAGCCGACACCGGACGCGAAAACCAGCCGCCGCGCGCCGATGCGGTGGCGGCGCGACAGTTCCAGCGCCAAGACCGCGATCGCCAGGCCGAAGACCAGTCCCGAACCGCGCGGCAGGTGCAGGGCCGTGAGCAGATCCAGGTTGCGCCCGCCGGAGGTGATCCAAAGGGCCGCCAGCCGGTCGCGCAACGGCGCCAGCCAGCCGGTCAGCGTCATCTGGGCCACCACGGCAAAGATCATCCCCGAGACGACGGAGCGCAGGTTGCCGGTGGCCGCCAGAACCAGCAGACGCCCCGAACAGCCGCGCGCCAGCACCATGCCGGCGCCGAACAGCAGCCCGCCGATGATCGCGCCGGACCAGCTCCCGGGCACTGCCATCATCCGC
This sequence is a window from Thalassococcus arenae. Protein-coding genes within it:
- a CDS encoding YeeE/YedE family protein, with amino-acid sequence MDLVGLVDRIGEAPTAALFGLLTGLVFGVAAQRSRFCLRAATVEFARGKLEDKVAVWLLTFSTALVWVQGARLLGLIDTAEARMMAVPGSWSGAIIGGLLFGAGMVLARGCSGRLLVLAATGNLRSVVSGMIFAVVAQMTLTGWLAPLRDRLAALWITSGGRNLDLLTALHLPRGSGLVFGLAIAVLALELSRRHRIGARRLVFASGVGFAVALGYGLTHALSQVAFDPVPIESLTFTGPSANMLMFFLDRSSLLEFDIGLVPGVVIGSFAAAAWAHELKFQGFEGAIPMRQAMIGAALMGFGGMLAGGCAIGAGVTGGSIFAGTAWLALFSMWVGGITMDTILRRPGAPALA